In Desulforamulus hydrothermalis Lam5 = DSM 18033, a genomic segment contains:
- a CDS encoding sigma 54-interacting transcriptional regulator: MHKGFLTVKDMLYKDLLPVTPDTTIGEVREKGIPNRPVVLVVEEDKLVGVLLWKDAINRRLESDVKVRQVMKRDFSSLDEEDLEREILAFLPELRYHALVCRNRQGEVLGVLSYDQVFHDLALRVCETEARINAVVETVEEAVCIVDNFDRVVIWNSRAEELYGIKAQDIVGKPINQFFSNLVVTRVNKEWEEIRALHHQPVEGTHVLINATPVRLGPKVIGGVTAERDITEIVQLNQKLTQASTQVKRLENEIHKISAGRNPFAAIKGHHKRLIELINIARKAASTNAVILLRGESGTGKELFAKAIHEASPRSDKKFSVINCAAIPPSLFESEMFGYESGAFTGADKKGKPGVFELADGGTLFMDEIGELPPDMQVKLLRVLQDGVFYRVGGATPVKVDVRIIAATNRSLEEMMANGQFREDLYYRLNVVALEIPPLRERREDIPELVYLFLQEFSQLYQKQINKLEPGVMATFLAYAWPGNIRQLKNVIERMVILTEGDTIPESAIPETLKTGSRQDQSTATVGLASVTEQTERELIIRTLKQVNGNRSEAARMLGIPRSTLYYKMHQLGIM; encoded by the coding sequence TTGCACAAAGGATTTTTAACCGTAAAAGATATGCTGTATAAAGACCTGCTGCCTGTTACTCCAGATACTACCATTGGCGAAGTGAGGGAAAAAGGAATCCCCAATCGTCCTGTGGTGCTGGTTGTCGAAGAGGACAAGCTGGTGGGGGTGTTGCTTTGGAAGGATGCCATTAACCGGCGGTTGGAGTCTGATGTTAAGGTAAGACAGGTAATGAAAAGGGATTTTTCTTCCCTGGATGAAGAGGATCTGGAGAGAGAGATTCTGGCCTTTCTGCCGGAGTTGCGTTATCATGCTTTGGTTTGCAGGAACAGGCAGGGAGAAGTGCTGGGTGTTTTATCCTATGACCAGGTTTTTCATGACCTGGCGCTGCGGGTTTGCGAAACTGAGGCACGTATTAATGCAGTGGTTGAAACGGTTGAAGAAGCAGTCTGCATTGTAGACAATTTTGACAGGGTGGTTATCTGGAACAGCCGGGCGGAAGAGTTGTACGGCATTAAAGCTCAGGATATTGTGGGAAAGCCTATTAACCAATTTTTTTCCAACCTGGTAGTAACCCGGGTGAATAAAGAATGGGAGGAAATAAGGGCACTTCATCACCAACCGGTGGAAGGCACCCATGTATTGATTAATGCCACTCCCGTGCGTTTGGGTCCCAAGGTAATCGGCGGGGTGACCGCTGAAAGGGATATAACGGAAATTGTCCAATTAAATCAAAAGTTAACGCAGGCCAGTACCCAGGTAAAACGCTTGGAAAATGAAATTCACAAAATTTCCGCCGGCAGAAATCCTTTTGCGGCCATCAAAGGCCATCATAAACGCTTGATTGAGCTGATTAATATTGCCAGGAAAGCAGCTTCCACCAATGCAGTCATTCTTTTGCGGGGAGAAAGCGGTACCGGTAAAGAACTGTTTGCGAAAGCGATCCACGAGGCCAGCCCGAGGTCGGATAAAAAATTCTCTGTCATTAACTGTGCAGCTATCCCTCCTAGCTTATTTGAAAGCGAAATGTTTGGCTATGAAAGCGGCGCCTTTACGGGTGCTGATAAAAAGGGGAAACCGGGAGTGTTTGAGCTGGCAGACGGCGGTACCCTGTTTATGGACGAAATTGGTGAGCTGCCCCCGGATATGCAGGTAAAATTATTAAGGGTGCTGCAGGACGGGGTATTTTACCGGGTAGGGGGTGCCACACCGGTAAAGGTGGATGTCAGGATCATAGCTGCTACCAACCGTTCTTTAGAAGAAATGATGGCCAACGGTCAATTTAGGGAGGATCTTTATTATCGTCTGAATGTGGTTGCCCTGGAAATACCTCCCCTCAGAGAGCGACGGGAGGACATTCCGGAGTTGGTTTACCTGTTCTTGCAGGAATTCAGCCAACTGTATCAAAAGCAAATCAACAAACTGGAACCGGGCGTGATGGCTACATTTTTGGCTTATGCCTGGCCGGGCAATATAAGGCAATTAAAAAATGTTATTGAGCGGATGGTTATTTTGACCGAAGGAGATACCATTCCCGAGAGCGCTATCCCTGAAACCTTAAAAACGGGATCCCGCCAGGACCAGTCAACCGCTACGGTTGGTTTGGCTTCGGTTACTGAACAAACCGAAAGGGAGCTGATTATTCGTACTTTAAAACAAGTCAATGGCAATCGCTCTGAGGCAGCCCGCATGCTGGGTATCCCGCGCAGCACACTTTACTACAAAATGCATCAACTGGGAATTATGTAG
- a CDS encoding ABC transporter ATP-binding protein: MLLEVKDLHVSYGAIRALKGISCQVAEGEIVALIGANGAGKTTTLRTVSGLIRPQAGSIIYRGQPITKLPPHQIVSLGICQVPEGRRVFTRMTVLENLEMGAYSRKDRANIKSDIERVFQRFPRLAERKAQLAGTLSGGEQQMLAMGRALMSRPTLLLMDEPSMGLAPMLVQEIFSIIQEINQNGTTILLVEQNAHMALSIAHRAYVLETGELVLAGSAKELANNPEVRKAYLGE; this comes from the coding sequence ATGCTGCTTGAAGTTAAAGACCTGCATGTTTCTTATGGGGCTATCAGGGCGCTGAAGGGCATTTCCTGCCAGGTAGCCGAAGGAGAAATTGTTGCTTTAATCGGAGCAAACGGCGCCGGCAAAACCACCACCCTGCGCACCGTTTCCGGGTTAATCCGCCCGCAAGCCGGGAGTATTATTTACCGGGGGCAACCCATCACCAAATTACCGCCGCACCAAATTGTCAGTCTTGGTATTTGCCAGGTGCCGGAGGGGCGCCGGGTTTTTACCAGAATGACTGTTTTAGAAAACCTGGAAATGGGGGCTTACAGCCGCAAGGACAGGGCCAATATTAAATCAGATATAGAAAGGGTTTTTCAACGTTTTCCCCGCTTGGCGGAACGCAAAGCACAGTTGGCCGGAACCCTCTCAGGGGGAGAGCAGCAAATGCTGGCTATGGGACGGGCTTTAATGTCCAGGCCTACCCTACTGCTGATGGACGAACCTTCCATGGGGCTGGCACCGATGCTGGTACAGGAAATTTTTTCAATTATACAAGAGATTAACCAAAACGGCACCACCATCTTATTGGTGGAACAAAATGCCCATATGGCTTTATCTATTGCGCACAGGGCTTATGTACTGGAAACAGGGGAACTGGTGCTGGCCGGTTCGGCAAAGGAATTAGCCAATAATCCTGAAGTGCGCAAGGCTTATTTAGGAGAATAA
- a CDS encoding ABC transporter ATP-binding protein — translation MSKTILELDNVSIRFGGLTAVDSVDMKIEEGTVRALIGPNGAGKSTIFNLITGIYAPTAGEIRFMGSKINGLKPHVITKLGIARTFQNIRLFGEMTVLDNVKIGMHCRTGAGFLGALLRTPAVLAEERAITENSLEALKLMELEHKADELAMNLPYGEQRRLEIARALASRPKLLLLDEPAAGMNPQEKQTLMSMIRKIQAMGLTIFLVEHDMKFVMSLSDRIAVLDYGRKIASGSPAEIQRNPAVIAAYLGKEVV, via the coding sequence ATGTCAAAGACTATTTTGGAACTGGACAACGTATCCATCCGATTCGGCGGCCTCACCGCGGTAGACAGTGTTGATATGAAAATTGAAGAAGGCACCGTAAGGGCGTTAATCGGGCCCAACGGGGCGGGCAAAAGTACCATATTTAACCTCATTACCGGTATTTATGCTCCTACCGCCGGAGAAATTCGGTTTATGGGCAGTAAAATTAACGGATTGAAACCTCATGTAATTACCAAACTGGGTATTGCCAGAACGTTCCAAAATATTCGGCTGTTTGGTGAAATGACCGTACTTGACAATGTGAAAATCGGTATGCACTGCAGAACCGGGGCCGGATTTCTGGGAGCTCTGCTGCGTACTCCGGCAGTGCTGGCAGAGGAGAGAGCTATTACGGAAAATTCTCTTGAGGCTTTGAAGTTGATGGAACTTGAACACAAAGCAGATGAATTGGCTATGAACCTGCCCTACGGCGAACAGCGCCGGTTGGAAATAGCCCGGGCGTTGGCCAGTCGCCCGAAACTGTTGTTATTGGACGAACCGGCTGCCGGCATGAACCCGCAGGAAAAGCAAACCCTTATGAGTATGATTAGAAAAATCCAGGCCATGGGCCTTACCATATTTTTAGTGGAACATGACATGAAATTTGTTATGAGTTTATCTGATCGCATAGCAGTTTTAGATTATGGCAGAAAAATAGCGTCAGGTTCCCCGGCAGAAATCCAGCGGAACCCGGCGGTAATTGCCGCCTATTTGGGAAAGGAAGTGGTTTAG
- a CDS encoding branched-chain amino acid ABC transporter permease yields the protein MDSIFSMFLNDYYIQVLTMLGIYLIGALGLNLITGVTGQLSFGHAAFLSIGAYTSAILSLKLHLPFGLAVLAGGLMAGLWGVLLGYPTLRLTGDYLGIATLGFGEIVRVVFLNMTITGGALGLAGIPRHTTLTVVLLLVIITVWAMFRLENSRFGRSLAAIREDEIAAEAMGVNLTSTKIAAFAIGTFLAGISGALYAHLIQYLNPSDFGFIKSFEFLTFIVLGGLGSIPGVILGTGVLTLAPEFLRFISDYRMMVYGLLMVFMMIVRPRGLLGGVQLRRLFARKSIQQTGTSASGGAN from the coding sequence ATGGATAGCATTTTTAGCATGTTTTTAAATGACTATTACATTCAAGTGCTGACAATGTTGGGTATTTATCTGATCGGTGCGTTGGGACTTAACTTGATTACCGGTGTCACCGGACAACTCTCCTTTGGTCATGCAGCTTTTCTAAGCATTGGAGCGTACACATCAGCCATATTAAGTCTCAAACTTCATTTGCCCTTCGGGTTGGCTGTTTTGGCAGGCGGCTTGATGGCCGGGCTGTGGGGAGTTCTTCTGGGCTATCCTACCCTGCGTTTAACCGGCGACTACCTGGGCATTGCTACCCTGGGATTTGGTGAAATAGTGCGGGTTGTTTTCTTAAACATGACCATTACCGGCGGTGCTTTGGGACTGGCAGGCATTCCCCGCCATACCACACTGACAGTGGTATTGCTACTGGTTATCATTACTGTTTGGGCTATGTTTCGTCTGGAGAACTCCCGCTTTGGCCGCTCTTTGGCGGCTATTAGGGAAGATGAGATAGCTGCGGAAGCCATGGGAGTCAACCTTACTTCCACTAAGATTGCCGCCTTTGCCATCGGCACTTTTTTGGCGGGCATCAGCGGTGCTTTGTATGCCCATCTGATTCAATACTTAAATCCATCGGATTTTGGTTTTATTAAATCCTTTGAGTTTTTAACCTTCATTGTATTAGGCGGCTTGGGCAGTATTCCCGGGGTAATTCTGGGTACCGGTGTCCTAACCTTGGCACCGGAGTTTTTAAGATTTATTTCGGATTACCGGATGATGGTTTATGGTTTGTTAATGGTTTTTATGATGATTGTACGGCCCAGGGGCTTGCTGGGCGGCGTGCAATTACGGCGTCTGTTTGCCCGTAAAAGCATACAACAAACCGGCACATCTGCCTCCGGCGGGGCTAACTAA
- a CDS encoding branched-chain amino acid ABC transporter permease, giving the protein MLSQQILNGITLGATYALIALGYTMVYGIIQLINFAHGEIYMVGAFVGVLMVSVFQQGLVVSLLAAMAACMIMGVTIERIAYRPLRRSTRLAPLISAIGVSIFLQTLMTKIKGPQPVAFPPVINDALYKLGPVEISKVQVIILIVASLLMAGLHFVVKYVKIGKAMRAASEDYDTAALMGINVNQVISFTFAIGSALAAAGGVLVGIYFNSVSPFMGVLAGLKAFCAAVLGGIGSIPGAMLGGLFLGVAETLGIAGGFDLYKDAIAFTLLIIVLLFRPTGLLGRPIQRKV; this is encoded by the coding sequence ATGCTGTCGCAGCAAATATTAAACGGTATTACACTGGGCGCAACTTACGCTCTTATTGCCCTGGGCTATACCATGGTTTACGGTATCATACAATTAATTAACTTTGCCCATGGAGAAATATATATGGTAGGAGCCTTCGTCGGGGTTTTAATGGTTTCCGTATTCCAACAGGGATTGGTGGTTTCGCTGCTGGCTGCCATGGCCGCCTGCATGATTATGGGCGTTACCATTGAGCGTATTGCTTACCGCCCGCTGCGCCGGTCCACTCGTTTAGCTCCCTTGATTTCTGCCATTGGTGTATCTATTTTTTTACAAACCCTGATGACGAAAATTAAAGGTCCCCAGCCGGTTGCCTTTCCCCCTGTAATTAACGATGCCTTGTATAAATTGGGGCCGGTGGAAATCAGCAAAGTCCAAGTTATTATTTTAATTGTTGCCAGTCTGTTGATGGCAGGCCTTCATTTTGTTGTTAAATATGTAAAAATCGGCAAAGCCATGCGGGCTGCCTCGGAAGATTATGATACGGCAGCCCTGATGGGGATTAACGTAAACCAGGTGATATCCTTTACTTTCGCTATCGGTTCGGCCCTGGCCGCTGCAGGTGGCGTGCTGGTAGGCATTTATTTTAACTCGGTATCTCCTTTTATGGGTGTTTTAGCCGGCCTCAAAGCCTTTTGCGCTGCCGTCCTGGGCGGGATTGGCAGCATACCCGGCGCCATGCTGGGCGGGTTGTTTCTGGGGGTAGCCGAAACCCTTGGCATAGCCGGTGGATTTGACCTGTACAAGGATGCCATTGCCTTTACCTTACTGATTATTGTGTTGCTGTTCCGGCCCACCGGCTTACTGGGGCGACCAATCCAGAGGAAAGTGTAG
- a CDS encoding ABC transporter substrate-binding protein — protein sequence MKKSNVWKLLVLLAVTALILAGCGGSQEKKAAEGEKAASGGDTIKIGFLGAKTGGHAAYGVETLKGMQMAAKDINDAGGLLGKKIEIIEEDHGSKVSEGTNVTQKLITRDKVVAIVGDPTTGITKAAAPIAQQNKVVLLSAGAVGTGVVEIGDYIFRDTLLDAVAAPAVTKYLNEKLGWKKVAVITSMNNDYSVGLTKLFKEALAANKMEIVAEQSIQDGDQNFAAQVTAIKDKNPDGIIFTGYYTEGGLFMKEARKQGMKAVMVGGDGLLSDVLMKMGGDAVEGSMVYCGFAADEEKAGEKTKKFIEAYKAGNNGALPDMFSAQGYDAVMLIADAIKAAGSDNPEQFRAELAKTKDWTGVSGTITFRENREPIKSPVYLLEVKGGKFVVKETVDVK from the coding sequence ATGAAAAAAAGTAATGTATGGAAGCTGTTAGTGCTGTTGGCAGTGACTGCCCTGATCCTGGCGGGCTGTGGCGGCAGCCAGGAGAAAAAGGCGGCAGAAGGGGAAAAAGCCGCTTCCGGCGGGGATACCATTAAGATTGGTTTCCTGGGCGCCAAAACCGGCGGGCATGCTGCTTACGGCGTAGAAACCCTCAAAGGAATGCAAATGGCCGCCAAGGACATTAATGACGCCGGCGGTTTACTTGGCAAGAAAATTGAAATTATTGAAGAAGACCATGGCAGCAAGGTTTCTGAGGGTACCAACGTAACCCAGAAACTGATTACCCGTGACAAGGTTGTAGCCATTGTGGGCGATCCCACCACCGGTATTACCAAGGCAGCCGCTCCCATTGCTCAGCAAAATAAAGTTGTGCTGCTGTCCGCCGGTGCTGTAGGCACCGGTGTCGTGGAAATCGGTGACTACATTTTCCGCGATACCCTGCTGGATGCCGTGGCTGCCCCGGCTGTTACCAAATACCTCAATGAAAAGCTGGGTTGGAAGAAAGTAGCGGTTATCACTTCCATGAATAATGACTACAGCGTTGGCTTAACCAAACTCTTTAAAGAAGCATTGGCTGCCAACAAGATGGAAATTGTTGCGGAACAGAGCATCCAGGACGGCGATCAAAACTTTGCTGCCCAGGTTACCGCTATAAAAGATAAAAACCCGGATGGCATTATTTTCACCGGTTACTACACTGAGGGCGGCCTGTTTATGAAGGAAGCCAGAAAACAAGGTATGAAAGCTGTTATGGTAGGCGGCGACGGCCTGCTGTCTGACGTGCTGATGAAGATGGGCGGCGACGCAGTGGAAGGCAGCATGGTATACTGTGGTTTTGCTGCGGACGAAGAAAAAGCAGGCGAAAAAACCAAGAAGTTTATCGAGGCTTATAAAGCAGGCAACAACGGTGCCCTGCCCGATATGTTCTCTGCTCAAGGTTATGACGCCGTCATGCTGATTGCGGATGCCATTAAGGCTGCCGGCAGTGACAATCCTGAACAATTCCGCGCTGAACTGGCTAAGACCAAAGACTGGACCGGCGTATCCGGTACCATTACCTTCCGGGAAAACCGGGAACCTATCAAGAGTCCTGTCTACCTGCTGGAAGTTAAAGGCGGTAAGTTTGTTGTAAAAGAAACGGTGGATGTTAAGTAA